The following coding sequences are from one Seonamhaeicola sp. ML3 window:
- the purD gene encoding phosphoribosylamine--glycine ligase: MNILVLGSGGREHTFAWKIAQSPLCNALYVAPGNSGTAEVATNVNIGVTDFESIKELVLDKQIDLVVVGPEDPLVQGVHDFFLKDDTIKHIPVIGPQKAAAELEGSKEFAKEFMYRHKIPTAAYESFTKETVEAGYEFLESLNPPYVLKADGLAAGKGVVILNDIDEAKAELKSMLVDAKFGSASTKVVIEEFLDGIELSCFVLTDGKNYKILPTAKDYKRIGEGDTGLNTGGMGAVSPVPFATDEFLNKIEERIVKPTIEGFKKDRLPYVGFVFIGLIKVGDDPKVIEYNVRMGDPETEVVFPRLKNDLVEVLQAMASGTLDTIDLDIDHRAATTIMVVSGGYPEAYEKGKEITGIANIKDSIPFHAGAQLQDGKVVTSGGRVISITSYGETYQEAIKKSYQSIDKLNFDKMYYRKDIGFDL, from the coding sequence ATGAATATCTTAGTTTTAGGCTCTGGAGGAAGAGAACATACATTTGCTTGGAAAATAGCTCAAAGTCCGTTATGCAATGCGTTGTACGTAGCACCTGGTAACTCAGGTACGGCAGAAGTGGCCACGAATGTTAATATTGGTGTTACCGATTTTGAGTCCATAAAAGAACTTGTGTTGGACAAGCAGATTGATTTGGTCGTTGTAGGACCAGAAGATCCTTTAGTGCAAGGTGTTCACGATTTCTTTTTGAAGGATGATACCATCAAACATATTCCGGTAATAGGACCACAAAAAGCAGCAGCAGAGTTAGAGGGTAGTAAAGAATTTGCCAAAGAATTCATGTATCGTCATAAAATTCCAACGGCAGCTTACGAAAGTTTCACAAAAGAAACTGTAGAAGCTGGCTACGAATTTTTAGAATCTCTAAATCCGCCCTATGTTTTAAAAGCAGATGGATTGGCAGCAGGAAAGGGTGTGGTAATTTTAAATGATATAGACGAGGCTAAGGCTGAGTTAAAGAGCATGTTGGTCGATGCCAAATTTGGTAGCGCAAGCACCAAAGTAGTTATCGAGGAGTTTTTAGATGGTATTGAGTTAAGCTGTTTTGTACTTACCGATGGCAAGAATTACAAAATTCTTCCAACAGCAAAAGATTATAAACGTATTGGAGAAGGCGATACGGGCTTAAATACGGGAGGTATGGGCGCTGTATCGCCAGTACCTTTCGCTACAGATGAATTTTTAAATAAAATTGAAGAGCGTATCGTTAAACCTACTATTGAAGGTTTTAAAAAAGATAGACTACCATATGTTGGTTTCGTCTTCATTGGGTTAATTAAAGTAGGAGATGACCCTAAAGTGATTGAGTACAATGTAAGAATGGGCGACCCAGAAACCGAAGTTGTTTTCCCTAGACTTAAAAACGATTTGGTAGAGGTGCTTCAAGCTATGGCTAGCGGCACTTTAGATACCATAGATTTGGATATTGATCACCGTGCAGCAACAACCATTATGGTGGTGTCTGGAGGTTATCCTGAGGCTTATGAAAAAGGAAAAGAAATTACAGGAATAGCCAATATCAAAGATTCCATTCCTTTTCATGCGGGCGCACAATTGCAAGATGGTAAAGTGGTAACGTCTGGTGGTCGTGTAATTTCAATTACATCTTACGGAGAGACCTATCAAGAGGCCATAAAAAAATCTTACCAAAGTATAGATAAACTAAACTTTGATAAGATGTATTATAGAAAGGATATAGGCTTCGACCTATAA
- a CDS encoding uracil phosphoribosyltransferase: MKDFFYAIQDLFVNVLFAPYDALRALELDNWWLANAISWIFMIICMVAIVYWMKQLKIFNDNNEEDKSISSHSFL; this comes from the coding sequence ATGAAAGATTTCTTCTACGCAATACAAGATTTGTTTGTTAACGTTCTTTTTGCTCCGTATGATGCATTAAGAGCTTTAGAACTAGACAATTGGTGGCTAGCCAACGCTATATCTTGGATTTTTATGATTATTTGTATGGTTGCTATTGTTTACTGGATGAAGCAACTAAAGATATTCAACGACAACAACGAAGAGGATAAGAGTATTTCTTCGCACTCTTTCTTATAG
- a CDS encoding DUF6427 family protein yields MITSIFSKSKPINFVIVFFVMLLAFFMASFEASIASSIWAFVSKKFMSVFVCYASILLLNFIVSKNSLTKRNNYEILFFSLFLLLIPSATLDAEIIFSNFFILLAMRRIVSLRTQRSEKKKLFEAAIWISIASLFYFWAILFFALIPITLALYSNNNVRHWIIPFVGVTTVFVISVAVSIILNDSFFGVFKTFPGFNYDFSSYNSLRFIVAMTLILSFGTWSSIFYLQNIKKQKRAYRASFKVVILALVIAAVIVFQAPQKNGSEFLFLFAPLCIIIANYVQTIKEKLFREIFLSTLVVVPLVLLVLQLFSKG; encoded by the coding sequence ATGATAACAAGTATTTTTAGTAAATCAAAGCCAATAAATTTCGTGATTGTTTTCTTTGTGATGCTTTTGGCTTTTTTTATGGCTAGTTTCGAAGCCTCAATAGCATCTAGTATATGGGCTTTTGTTTCGAAGAAATTTATGTCGGTTTTTGTCTGTTATGCTTCAATTTTACTTTTAAACTTCATTGTTAGTAAAAACAGCTTAACCAAACGTAACAACTACGAGATACTGTTTTTTAGCCTATTTTTATTATTGATACCTTCTGCAACCTTAGACGCCGAAATTATCTTTTCTAATTTTTTCATTTTACTGGCTATGAGGCGGATTGTGAGCCTTAGAACCCAGAGGAGTGAAAAAAAGAAACTTTTTGAAGCTGCCATCTGGATTTCTATTGCATCTTTGTTTTACTTTTGGGCTATTTTATTCTTTGCACTAATACCAATTACTTTAGCCTTATACTCCAACAATAATGTTAGGCATTGGATTATACCCTTTGTAGGTGTCACTACAGTTTTTGTTATATCTGTTGCGGTTTCTATTATTTTAAACGATTCTTTTTTCGGTGTTTTTAAAACTTTTCCAGGGTTTAATTACGATTTTAGTAGTTACAATTCGTTAAGGTTTATTGTTGCGATGACATTGATTTTATCCTTCGGAACTTGGTCTTCGATTTTCTATTTACAGAATATAAAGAAACAGAAACGCGCCTACAGGGCATCATTTAAAGTGGTAATACTTGCGTTGGTGATCGCAGCTGTTATTGTGTTTCAAGCGCCACAAAAAAACGGAAGTGAATTTTTGTTTCTGTTTGCTCCTTTGTGTATAATTATTGCTAACTATGTTCAAACCATAAAAGAAAAACTGTTTAGGGAAATATTTTTGTCGACTTTAGTTGTTGTTCCTTTGGTTTTGTTAGTGTTGCAACTTTTCTCCAAAGGCTAA
- the upp gene encoding uracil phosphoribosyltransferase, translating into MQIHNISKQNSILNVFLSEIRHISTQKDRMRFRRNIERIGEILGYELSKSLSYKPFTIETPLGETHTNLPNNDVVLCSILRAGVPLHNGLLNYFDMAENAFISAYRHHKDNPESFEIVVEYLACPNLEGKTLILADPMLATGQSMIATFEALKPFGVPKAIHLVSVIGAKKGVEFVSQNFDENTHLWIAAIDDQLNDKGYIIPGLGDAGDLAFGEKLQH; encoded by the coding sequence ATGCAAATTCATAACATATCTAAGCAGAATTCTATACTTAATGTTTTCCTTTCGGAAATAAGACATATCTCTACTCAAAAAGACCGAATGCGCTTTAGAAGAAATATTGAACGTATAGGTGAAATCCTTGGATATGAGCTTAGTAAATCATTATCGTATAAACCATTTACTATTGAAACCCCTTTAGGAGAAACCCATACCAATTTACCAAATAATGATGTTGTGCTATGCTCTATATTAAGAGCTGGAGTTCCTTTACATAATGGACTTTTAAACTACTTCGACATGGCCGAAAATGCTTTTATTTCTGCTTACAGGCACCATAAAGATAATCCTGAAAGTTTCGAAATTGTTGTAGAATATTTGGCTTGCCCTAATCTTGAAGGCAAAACGCTTATACTTGCAGACCCTATGCTAGCCACTGGACAATCTATGATTGCCACTTTTGAGGCCTTAAAACCCTTTGGCGTACCTAAAGCCATTCATTTAGTGAGTGTTATTGGAGCTAAAAAAGGGGTTGAGTTTGTAAGTCAAAATTTTGATGAAAACACTCACCTTTGGATAGCCGCTATCGATGACCAACTAAACGATAAAGGTTACATTATTCCTGGGTTAGGTGATGCAGGCGATTTAGCCTTTGGAGAAAAGTTGCAACACTAA
- a CDS encoding DUF4254 domain-containing protein, whose protein sequence is MFTTKANKIFQQVIEDYHKIDSVDQPFENPYGKDNLIEHLLYRKCWIDTVQWHYEDIIRDPQIDPVAALTLKRQIDASNQDRTDMVEYIDSYFLEKYKDVSVKDGATINTESPAWGVDRLSILALKVYHMNEEATRNDASEEHKQACKSKLDVLLEQRVDLSTAIDTLLSDIENGDKYMKVYKQMKMYNDDELNPVLRSQK, encoded by the coding sequence ATGTTTACCACAAAGGCCAATAAAATTTTTCAGCAGGTTATTGAAGATTATCATAAAATCGATTCGGTTGATCAACCTTTCGAAAATCCTTATGGAAAGGATAATTTAATAGAACATTTGTTATACAGAAAATGCTGGATAGACACTGTGCAGTGGCATTATGAGGACATTATTAGAGACCCACAAATAGATCCAGTGGCTGCCTTGACATTGAAACGTCAAATAGATGCTTCAAATCAAGATAGAACCGATATGGTAGAGTACATCGATAGTTACTTTTTAGAGAAGTACAAGGACGTAAGCGTTAAAGATGGCGCAACTATTAACACTGAAAGTCCGGCTTGGGGTGTCGATAGATTGTCGATATTGGCTCTAAAGGTTTACCATATGAATGAAGAAGCTACTAGAAACGATGCTTCTGAAGAGCACAAACAGGCCTGTAAAAGTAAATTGGATGTTTTACTAGAGCAAAGAGTTGATTTGTCTACTGCCATTGATACGTTGCTTAGTGATATTGAAAACGGGGATAAATACATGAAGGTGTACAAGCAAATGAAGATGTACAACGACGATGAATTAAACCCTGTATTGCGTTCGCAGAAATAA